GCAAAGCAATATGATATCTGAACATTATTCTTAGAGCAATCTGCTTCCATCACATGTATACATCAATCTGATATTGTTGCACTAGGTTAAATCAAACCGCATCAGATCGTCAAGATCTTTAAGCAGCGGATTTTTTTCTGCGAATTTTTCAAAAATCTTTCTTTTGGTCATTACTTCTATCTTCAGGCTTTCCATGTCTCTGTGATAAAGGATTTCAATGGAAAAATTATGGACCTTTGTTTTAAAATGATTGAAGAATTCCCTGCTTATTTTATCAAATTCCGTCTTGGCAGAATCAGACGGAAACAGCACGGTAATCTGATGCTCATCAGATTTAACCATTTTGAATGTTTTAACCGCATTGAAAATAATGGTATTCTTTTTCTGAAGCTGTTTAAGGAACAGGCTCCACTCCATCTGCAGGTCTGTTTCGGTGAAATGGCTTTGCGGAAGGTCTTCGGTTTTTACAGGCTGTACCTCTTCATGCTGAGGCTGATCTTCTTTATTCAGAAAGCCATTAATGCTGAAGCCTGAAGAAACTCCCCGACTTGATAAAGGTTTTGTTGTCTTTTTAATTTCAGGTTCGGCAGGGGTACTCTGAATAATGGCCGGTTTTTCCTGGATAACGGCTTCCGGTTTTTTCTCCTGTGGTTTTTCAGTAATCTTTATTTCTCCGATGTCATTGACAGCCGGAGGTAATATTATGAATTTTTTTTTTTAGAAACGTCTGAGTGGGCGGTCAGCGAAGCCATTTGCATTAATGCAATTTCTACGGTAAGCCTCGGATTCTTGGAGTTTTTGTAATTGATGTCTGCATGGTTACAGATTTCAATGGCATCAATCAGCTGCTGGGCATTCCAGTTCTGCGCCTGCCGGACAAATTTAGCCTTGGTCTGCTCTCCTACTTCAATTAAATCAATAGTGGAAGGGTTCTGTGCCATCATCAGGTCCCTGAAATGGTTTCCGAGCCCGGCAATAAATATATGGGAATCAAAGCCTTTTTTTACGATCTCGTTAAATGCAAAAAGCACGTCAGGGATTTTATTTTCCTTAGCGAAATCGACAATTTTCAGATACTGGTCGTAGTCCAGGATATTCAGCACTTCCGCTGCTTTCTCCAGAGTAATATTCTTTTGGGAGAAGGTAGACAGCCTGTCGAAAATAGACAATGCGTCCCTTAAGGCACCGTCTGCTTTCTGGGCAATCAGGTAAAGGGCATCATCCTCATACTGAATCTGTTCTTTTTGGGCAATGATTTTCAGGTGTCCCTGGATATCTTCAATGGTAATCCTTTTAAAGTCATAAATCTGGCAACGGGACAGGATCGTAGGAATGATCTTGTGCTTTTCCGTGGTTGCCAAAATAAATATAGCATGCGCCGGCGGCTCTTCAAGGGTTTTCAGGAACGCATTAAATGCGGCAGAAGAAAGCATATGGACCTCATCGATAATATATACTTTATAGGTACCCACCTGCGGTGCAAAACGCACCTGGTCGATCAGTTCCCTGATATCATCCACCGAGTTGTTGGAAGCTGCATCCAGTTCATAGATATTATAAGCGAATCCGTCTTCTGAGACCGACCCGTCTTTTTCATTGATCTTTCTCGCGAGGATCCTTGCGCAGGTGGTTTTCCCTACGCCCCTAGGACCGCAGAACAACAGGGCCTGAGCCAGCTGGTTTTCTCTGATTGCGTGTTCTAAGGTATCTGTAATATGCGATTGCCCTACAACAGTGTCAAACTCCTGTGGACGATACTTTCTTGCAGATACAATAAAATTTTCCATTGCCCAAAAGTAAGAAATATAGTTCTAATCTGAAAACGAAAAGCCTTCAAATTATTCATAAAACTTATCTGACGGCCAATTGGAAAATTTTTCTTTTTATTTTTCTTCGTAGGCGAAATCAATAATTTCAACTATTGCTTTTTCAATTTCTTTTCTGCCTTCATCTGTTTTCAGGTCGATACCGCAGAACTTACTGGCATTGTATCCTGTATAAAGGTTCAGATAATAGGATCCTGAAACAAGAAGTGCAGCAATGGCACGGTACCTTGTCGATTTATCTTTAAAATGCGGGTCAATAATATTGGTAAAAAGCATTTCCCCGGTTTCTTCCCTGTCATCGGCTACTTTTTTCAGGATCGGCTTGCTTTC
The sequence above is a segment of the Chryseobacterium sp. JJR-5R genome. Coding sequences within it:
- the dnaX gene encoding DNA polymerase III subunit gamma/tau; protein product: MENFIVSARKYRPQEFDTVVGQSHITDTLEHAIRENQLAQALLFCGPRGVGKTTCARILARKINEKDGSVSEDGFAYNIYELDAASNNSVDDIRELIDQVRFAPQVGTYKVYIIDEVHMLSSAAFNAFLKTLEEPPAHAIFILATTEKHKIIPTILSRCQIYDFKRITIEDIQGHLKIIAQKEQIQYEDDALYLIAQKADGALRDALSIFDRLSTFSQKNITLEKAAEVLNILDYDQYLKIVDFAKENKIPDVLFAFNEIVKKGFDSHIFIAGLGNHFRDLMMAQNPSTIDLIEVGEQTKAKFVRQAQNWNAQQLIDAIEICNHADINYKNSKNPRLTVEIALMQMASLTAHSDVSKKKNS